In Mycobacterium gallinarum, a single window of DNA contains:
- a CDS encoding aldehyde dehydrogenase family protein, which translates to MREYLKFYIDGKWVDPVEPKTLDVDNPTTEQVSGKIAIGGAADVDNAVKAARKAFATWSVSSREERLDLLQAILAEYQKRSADLGEAVSEEMGAPPSLGSGTQVYLGLGHLNGAIDALKNFEFEVPRGAAMIFKEPIGVCGLITPWNWPINQIACKVFPALATGCTMVLKPSEVAPYSGQIFTEIMDAAGTPAGVYNMVFGEGAGVGAALSSHPDIDMVSFTGSTRAGIDVARNAAATVKRVTQELGGKSPNIVLDDENLVQNVTLGVRAMMPNSGQSCNAPSRMLVPKSRKDEAIAAAKAAAEQVKVGDPEDGSAIGPVASKAQFDKIQGLIQKGIEEGATVVAGGPGRPEGLETGYYVRPTVFADVTNDMTIAREEIFGPVLCILEYDDIDQAIEIANDTEYGLAGYVSAADIEAARAVARRIRAGQVAINHAFDLNTPFGGYKRSGNGREWSEFGFDEYLEIKGALGYSPA; encoded by the coding sequence ATGCGCGAATATCTGAAGTTCTACATCGACGGCAAGTGGGTCGACCCGGTCGAGCCGAAGACGCTCGACGTCGACAACCCGACCACCGAGCAGGTGTCGGGCAAGATCGCGATCGGCGGGGCCGCCGACGTCGACAATGCGGTGAAAGCCGCGAGAAAAGCGTTTGCCACCTGGTCGGTGAGCAGTCGTGAAGAGCGCCTCGATCTGTTGCAGGCGATCCTGGCCGAGTATCAGAAGCGTTCCGCGGATCTCGGTGAGGCGGTGTCCGAGGAGATGGGCGCGCCGCCGTCGCTGGGCTCGGGCACGCAGGTCTACCTCGGCCTCGGACACCTCAACGGTGCCATCGACGCGCTGAAGAATTTCGAGTTCGAAGTGCCCCGCGGCGCGGCGATGATCTTCAAGGAGCCGATCGGGGTCTGCGGTCTGATCACGCCGTGGAACTGGCCCATCAACCAGATCGCATGCAAGGTGTTCCCGGCGCTGGCCACCGGCTGCACGATGGTGCTCAAGCCGTCGGAGGTCGCCCCGTACTCCGGGCAGATATTCACCGAGATCATGGACGCGGCCGGCACGCCTGCAGGCGTGTACAACATGGTGTTCGGCGAGGGCGCAGGAGTCGGCGCCGCTCTGTCCAGCCACCCGGACATCGACATGGTGTCCTTCACCGGCTCGACGCGGGCCGGCATCGACGTCGCCCGCAACGCTGCGGCGACGGTGAAGCGGGTGACCCAGGAACTCGGCGGCAAGAGCCCGAACATCGTGCTCGACGATGAGAATTTGGTTCAGAACGTCACCCTCGGAGTGCGGGCGATGATGCCGAACTCGGGTCAGAGCTGTAACGCCCCGTCCCGCATGTTGGTGCCCAAGTCCCGCAAGGATGAAGCCATCGCCGCGGCTAAGGCCGCCGCCGAACAGGTCAAGGTCGGCGACCCCGAGGATGGGTCGGCCATCGGGCCGGTCGCATCGAAGGCGCAGTTCGACAAGATCCAGGGCCTGATCCAGAAAGGCATCGAGGAGGGCGCGACGGTCGTCGCCGGTGGCCCCGGCCGGCCTGAGGGCCTGGAGACCGGCTATTACGTCCGGCCGACGGTGTTCGCCGACGTCACCAACGACATGACGATCGCGCGCGAGGAGATCTTCGGGCCGGTGTTGTGCATCCTCGAATACGACGACATCGATCAGGCGATCGAGATCGCCAACGACACCGAGTACGGGTTGGCGGGTTACGTCTCGGCTGCGGACATCGAGGCGGCGCGTGCGGTGGCTCGCCGGATCCGCGCCGGCCAGGTCGCCATCAACCACGCGTTCGACCTGAACACGCCGTTCGGTGGCTACAAGCGCAGCGGCAACGGCCGTGAATGGAGCGAGTTCGGCTTCGACGAGTACCTCGAGATCAAGGGCGCCCTGGGCTACTCACCGGCCTAG